The following coding sequences are from one Primulina eburnea isolate SZY01 chromosome 15, ASM2296580v1, whole genome shotgun sequence window:
- the LOC140813964 gene encoding AP-2 complex subunit mu-like: MPVAASAIYFLNLRGDVLINRLYRDDVGGNMVDAFRTHIMQTKELGTCPVRQIGGCSFFYMRISNVYIVIVVSSNANVACAFKFVVEAVALFKSYFGGAFDEDAIRNNFVLIYELLDEIMDFGYPQNLSPEILKLYITQEGVRSPFSSKPTEKPVPNATLQVTGAVGWRREGLVYKKNEVFLDIVESVNLLMSSKGSVLRCDVTGKILMKCFLSGMPDLKLGLNDKIGLEKESQLKSRPTKSGKTIELDDVTFHQCVNLTRFNSEKTVSFVPPDGEFELMKYRITEGVNLPFRVLPTIKELGRTRMEVNVKVKSVFGAKMFALGVVVKIPVPKQTAKTSFQVTSGRAKYNPSIDCLVWKIRKFPGQTEPTLSAEVELISTMTEKKSWTRPPIQMEFQVPMFTASGLRVRFLKVWEKSGYNTVEWVRYITKAGSYEIRC, translated from the exons ATGCCCGTGGCAGCTTCCGCTATTTATTTCCTCAATCTTCGTGGCGATGTCCTCATCAATCGTCTCTATCGTGACGATGTCGG GGGAAATATGGTAGATGCTTTTAGAACGCACATAATGCAAACAAAGGAACTTGGCACGTGTCCTGTACGGCAGATTGGTGGCTGCTCTTTCTTTTACATGAGAATTAGCAATGTTTATATCGTGATTGTCGTAAGCAGCAATGCAAATGTTGCTTGTGCATTCAAGTTTGTCGTTGAG GCAGTAGCATTATTTAAATCATATTTTGGTGGGGCTTTTGATGAAGATGCCATCCGCAATaattttgttttgatttatGAACTGCTGGATG AGATTATGGATTTTGGTTACCCCCAAAACCTGTCACCTGAAATTTTAAAGCTTTACATAACCCAGGAAGGTGTACGGTCCCCATTTTCGTCCAAG CCTACAGAAAAACCAGTTCCAAATGCGACTTTACAAGTTACTGGTGCTGTTGGCTGGCGAAGGGAAGGTCTGGTCTACAAGAAAAATGAG GTGTTTCTTGATATTGTGGAAAGTGTTAACCTTTTGATGTCTTCAAAAg GTAGTGTCCTACGATGTGATGTGACTGGAAAGATTCTAATGAAATGCTTTCTTTCTGGAATGCCTGATTTAAAGTTGGGTTTAAATGATAAAATTGGACTTGAAAAGGAGTCACAGCTCAAGTCCCGCCCTACTAAAAG TGGAAAAACTATTGAGCTTGATGACGTTACTTTCCACCAATGTGTGAACTTGACaagattcaattctgaaaagaCTGTTAGTTTTGTTCCTCCAGATGGTGAATTTGAATTGATGAA GTATCGTATCACAGAGGGGGTTAATCTCCCTTTTCGGGTATTGCCAACAATCAAGGAATTGGGTCGGACACGTATGGAAGTGAATGTTAAG GTAAAAAGTGTTTTTGGGGCAAAAATGTTCGCACTTGGAGTGGTTGTTAAGATACCTGTGCCAAAACAAACAGCAAAAACAAGTTTTCAGGTGACATCCGGCCGAGCAAAGTACAACCCATCCATTGATTGCTTGGTTTGGAA GATAAGAAAATTTCCTGGACAAACCGAGCCAACTTTGAGTGCTGAAGTGGAGCTAATTTCTACAATGACCGAAAAGAAGTCATGGACGCGACCTCCAATTCAGATGGAATTTCAG GTTCCTATGTTCACCGCATCCGGATTGCGTGTACGCTTCCTAAAG GTTTGGGAAAAGAGTGGGTACAATACAGTTGAATGGGTTCGTTACATTACAAAAGCCGGTTCATATGAAATTAGGTGCTAA